A portion of the Cyanobium sp. PCC 7001 genome contains these proteins:
- the psbB gene encoding photosystem II chlorophyll-binding protein CP47 produces the protein MGLPWYRVHTVVINDPGRLLAVHLMHTALVAGWAGSMALYELAIFDPSDPVLNPMWRQGMFVMPFMARLGVTGSWGGWSITGETGVDPGFWSFEGVAAAHIILSGLLFLAAIWHWTYWDLEIWQDPRTGEPALDLPKIFGIHLLLAGLACFGFGAFHLTGVFGPGMWVSDPYGLTGHLEPVQPSWGPEGFNPFNPGGIVAHHIAAGIVGIIAGIFHITTRPPERLYKALRMGNIETVLASAIAAVFFAAFVVAGTMWYGAAATPVELFGPTRYQWDQGYFKAEINRRVQTALDNGATKEQAYSSIPEKLAFFDYVGNSPAKGGLFRVGPMVNGDGLPTGWIGHIAFTDKEGRDLEVRRLPNFFENFPVVLEDQNGIVRADIPFRRAEAKYSFEQTGITATVYGGALNGQTFTDPADVKRLARKAQLGEAFEFDRETYHSDGTFRSSPRGWFTFGHATFALLFFFGHIWHGARTLYRDVFAGIDPDLGEQVEFGLFQKLGDKSTRRLPEGYVPPAGSTLS, from the coding sequence ATGGGATTGCCCTGGTATCGGGTGCACACGGTCGTGATCAACGACCCGGGCCGATTGCTCGCCGTGCACCTCATGCACACTGCGCTGGTGGCCGGCTGGGCCGGCTCCATGGCGCTCTACGAGCTCGCGATTTTCGATCCGTCCGACCCGGTGCTCAACCCGATGTGGCGCCAGGGCATGTTCGTGATGCCCTTCATGGCCCGTCTGGGGGTCACGGGCAGCTGGGGCGGCTGGAGCATCACCGGTGAAACCGGCGTGGACCCCGGCTTCTGGAGCTTCGAAGGGGTCGCCGCCGCCCACATCATCCTCAGCGGGCTGCTGTTCCTGGCCGCCATCTGGCACTGGACCTACTGGGATCTGGAGATCTGGCAGGACCCCCGCACCGGCGAGCCGGCCCTCGACCTGCCCAAGATCTTCGGCATCCACCTGCTTCTCGCGGGCCTGGCCTGCTTCGGATTCGGCGCCTTCCACCTCACCGGCGTGTTCGGCCCCGGCATGTGGGTGAGCGACCCCTACGGCCTCACCGGCCATCTCGAGCCGGTGCAGCCGTCCTGGGGGCCTGAGGGCTTCAACCCCTTCAATCCGGGCGGCATCGTGGCCCACCACATCGCCGCCGGCATCGTGGGCATCATCGCCGGCATCTTCCACATCACCACCCGTCCTCCCGAGCGCCTCTACAAGGCCCTGCGGATGGGCAACATCGAAACCGTGCTGGCCTCGGCGATCGCCGCCGTGTTCTTCGCCGCCTTCGTTGTGGCCGGCACCATGTGGTACGGCGCCGCCGCCACTCCGGTGGAACTCTTCGGCCCCACCCGCTACCAGTGGGATCAGGGCTACTTCAAGGCTGAGATCAACCGCCGGGTGCAGACCGCTCTTGACAACGGAGCCACCAAGGAGCAGGCCTACAGCTCCATCCCCGAAAAGCTCGCCTTCTTCGACTACGTGGGCAACAGCCCGGCCAAGGGCGGTCTCTTCCGGGTCGGCCCGATGGTGAACGGCGACGGCCTCCCCACCGGCTGGATCGGCCACATCGCCTTCACTGACAAGGAGGGTCGCGACCTCGAGGTGCGCCGTCTCCCCAACTTCTTCGAGAATTTCCCGGTGGTCCTCGAGGATCAGAACGGCATCGTCCGCGCTGACATTCCCTTCCGTCGGGCCGAGGCCAAGTACTCCTTCGAGCAGACCGGCATCACGGCCACCGTCTACGGCGGTGCCCTGAACGGCCAGACCTTCACCGATCCGGCTGACGTCAAGCGTCTCGCCCGTAAGGCCCAGCTGGGTGAGGCCTTCGAATTCGACCGCGAGACTTACCACTCCGACGGCACCTTCCGCAGCTCCCCGCGTGGCTGGTTCACCTTCGGCCACGCCACCTTTGCCCTGCTCTTCTTCTTCGGGCACATCTGGCACGGCGCCCGCACCCTGTACCGGGATGTGTTCGCCGGCATCGACCCCGATCTGGGCGAGCAGGTGGAGTTCGGTCTGTTCCAGAAGCTCGGCGACAAGTCCACCCGCCGTCTGCCGGAGGGATACGTCCCCCCAGCCGGCTCCACCCTCAGCTGA
- a CDS encoding photosystem II reaction center protein T produces MESFAYILILTLALATLFFAIAFRDPPKIGK; encoded by the coding sequence ATGGAGAGCTTCGCCTACATCCTGATCCTCACGCTGGCCCTGGCCACCCTGTTCTTCGCCATCGCCTTCCGCGATCCTCCGAAGATCGGCAAATAA
- the nrdR gene encoding transcriptional regulator NrdR, translating to MQCPSCQHTDSRVLESRAADAGRSVRRRRECLNCEFRFTTYERVETVPITVIKRSGAREAFNRGKLLHGLLRACEKTGLEPARLEVVVDEIELALQQRTGREVSSAEIGELVLQQLAEMSEVAYVRFASVYRQFQGISDFIATLEGLHRRTTKPSALAAVG from the coding sequence ATGCAATGCCCCTCCTGCCAACACACCGACAGCCGGGTTCTGGAGTCCCGTGCGGCGGATGCCGGGCGCAGTGTGCGGCGGCGGCGGGAATGCCTCAACTGCGAGTTCCGCTTCACCACCTACGAGCGGGTGGAAACGGTGCCGATCACGGTGATCAAGCGCAGCGGAGCCCGTGAGGCCTTCAACCGCGGCAAGCTCCTCCACGGCCTGCTGCGCGCCTGCGAGAAGACCGGGCTCGAACCGGCCCGCCTCGAGGTGGTGGTGGACGAGATCGAACTGGCGCTGCAGCAACGCACGGGCCGGGAGGTGAGCAGCGCCGAGATCGGTGAGCTCGTGCTGCAACAACTGGCCGAGATGAGTGAGGTGGCCTACGTGCGTTTCGCCTCGGTGTACCGCCAGTTCCAGGGCATCAGCGACTTCATCGCCACCCTGGAGGGGCTGCACCGCCGCACCACCAAGCCTTCGGCCCTGGCGGCCGTGGGCTGA
- a CDS encoding 30S ribosomal protein S1, with translation MTVTPSDISSTEADLDLAAEAAADLDLAIPEEVPTADDPSSRAATRDLDGVGFTLDEFAALLSKYDYNFKPGDVVNGTVFALESKGAMIDIGAKTAAFMPLQEVSINRVEGLSDVLEPGEIREFFILSEENEDGQLTLSIRRIEYQRAWERVRQLQKEDATIYSEVFATNRGGALVRVEGLRGFIPGSHISTRKAKEELVADFLPLKFLEVDEERNRLVLSHRRALVERKMNRLEVGEVVLGTVRGIKPYGAFIDIGGVSGLLHISEISHEHIETPHTVLNVNDQMKVMIIDLDAERGRISLSTKALEPEPGDMLTDPQKVFDKAEEMAARYKQMLLEQAEDNEPMGVTLD, from the coding sequence ATGACCGTGACCCCTTCCGACATCAGCAGCACCGAGGCCGATCTCGACCTGGCCGCTGAAGCGGCAGCCGATCTCGACCTCGCCATTCCGGAAGAGGTACCGACGGCCGATGACCCCAGCAGCCGGGCCGCGACGCGCGACCTCGACGGCGTCGGCTTCACCCTGGATGAGTTCGCCGCTCTGCTGAGCAAGTACGACTACAACTTCAAGCCCGGCGACGTCGTCAACGGCACCGTGTTCGCCCTGGAATCCAAGGGCGCCATGATCGACATCGGCGCCAAGACAGCGGCCTTCATGCCGCTCCAGGAGGTGTCGATCAACCGCGTGGAAGGGCTCAGCGACGTGCTGGAGCCCGGCGAGATCCGCGAATTCTTCATCCTCAGCGAGGAGAACGAGGACGGCCAGCTCACCCTCTCGATCCGCCGGATCGAATACCAGCGCGCCTGGGAGCGCGTGCGTCAGCTGCAGAAGGAGGACGCCACCATCTACTCCGAGGTGTTCGCCACCAACCGCGGTGGTGCCCTGGTGCGGGTCGAGGGGCTTCGGGGCTTCATCCCCGGCAGCCACATCAGCACCCGCAAGGCCAAGGAGGAGCTGGTGGCCGACTTCCTGCCCCTCAAGTTCCTGGAGGTGGACGAGGAGCGCAACCGGCTGGTGCTCAGCCACCGCCGCGCCCTGGTGGAGCGCAAGATGAACCGCCTCGAGGTGGGCGAAGTGGTGCTCGGCACCGTGCGCGGCATCAAGCCCTACGGCGCCTTCATCGACATCGGTGGGGTCAGCGGCCTGCTGCACATCTCCGAGATCAGCCACGAGCACATCGAGACCCCCCACACGGTGCTCAATGTGAATGATCAGATGAAGGTGATGATCATCGATCTCGATGCGGAGCGCGGCCGGATCTCCCTCTCCACCAAGGCCCTGGAACCGGAACCCGGCGACATGCTCACCGATCCCCAGAAGGTGTTCGACAAGGCCGAGGAGATGGCCGCCCGCTACAAGCAGATGCTGCTCGAGCAGGCCGAGGACAACGAACCGATGGGTGTCACCCTCGACTGA
- a CDS encoding HAD family hydrolase — MAQLLLRGEPLADVDAVLFDKDGTLSISEPSLLALANARVFHCDQLLRQQQADLHGRLGSELRDLLTRAYGLRGDGLDPAGTTAVASRAHNLISTATALAQLGLGWPEALELAEATFLATDHLQGEGSAHRAEATEGLHALVERLANATVRCAVISNDDVSGIETFLASQGIRRHFQAIWSAEHSPRKPDPAAVLALCRELGVEPGRCLLIGDANSDLLMARRAGLAQALGYLAGWRSEPPLDASFPRMRHWEDLEVQLP; from the coding sequence GTGGCCCAGCTCCTGCTTCGGGGTGAGCCGCTCGCGGATGTGGACGCCGTCCTGTTCGACAAGGACGGCACCCTCTCCATCAGCGAGCCCAGCCTCCTCGCCCTGGCCAACGCCAGGGTTTTTCATTGCGATCAGCTGTTGCGGCAGCAGCAGGCGGACCTGCACGGCCGGCTGGGGTCCGAGCTGCGTGATCTGCTGACGCGGGCCTACGGGCTGCGCGGCGACGGACTTGATCCCGCCGGCACCACGGCCGTGGCCAGCCGTGCCCACAACCTGATCTCAACGGCCACCGCCCTGGCCCAGCTGGGGCTGGGCTGGCCGGAAGCCCTGGAGCTGGCGGAGGCCACCTTCCTGGCGACGGACCATCTGCAGGGCGAGGGCAGCGCCCACCGCGCCGAAGCCACCGAAGGCCTCCATGCCCTGGTGGAGCGGCTGGCGAACGCCACGGTGCGCTGCGCCGTGATCAGCAACGATGACGTGTCCGGCATCGAGACGTTCCTTGCCAGCCAGGGAATCCGCCGGCATTTCCAGGCGATCTGGAGCGCGGAGCACAGTCCCCGCAAGCCGGATCCCGCCGCGGTGCTGGCCCTCTGCCGTGAGCTGGGGGTCGAGCCCGGGCGCTGCCTGCTGATCGGCGATGCGAACAGCGACCTGCTCATGGCCCGCCGGGCCGGGCTTGCCCAGGCCCTGGGGTACCTGGCGGGATGGCGCAGCGAGCCCCCGCTCGATGCCTCCTTTCCCCGGATGCGGCACTGGGAGGACCTGGAGGTGCAGCTGCCCTGA
- the metK gene encoding methionine adenosyltransferase, with product MSRYVFTSESVTEGHPDKICDQVSDAVLDALLAEDPASRVACETVVNTGLCLITGEVTTTARVDFNTLVRSVIEQIGYTGARAGGFDAHGCAVLVALDQQSPDIAQGVDEADDHDGDPLDKVGAGDQGIMFGFACDETPELMPLPISLAHRLARRLAEVRHDGTLGYLLPDGKTQVSVVYEDNRPVAIDTILISTQHTAEIDGVSEEKALRERIAADLWAHVVLPATADLSLRPSADTTRFLVNPTGKFVVGGPQGDAGLTGRKIIVDTYGGYARHGGGAFSGKDPTKVDRSAAYAARYVAKALVAAGLARKAEVQLSYAIGVAKPVSVLVESFGTGTLSDAELTTLVQRHFDLRPGAIIETFGLRELPQQRGGRFYQDVAAYGHFGRSDLRLPWEDVQSIAAVLRDASRSLAAAA from the coding sequence ATGAGCAGGTACGTGTTCACCTCCGAGTCCGTGACGGAGGGGCACCCCGACAAGATCTGCGACCAGGTGAGCGATGCGGTGCTCGATGCCCTGCTCGCCGAGGATCCCGCCTCCCGGGTGGCCTGCGAAACCGTGGTGAACACCGGGCTCTGCCTGATCACCGGCGAGGTGACCACCACGGCGCGGGTGGACTTCAACACGCTCGTGCGCAGCGTGATCGAGCAGATCGGCTACACCGGAGCCAGGGCCGGCGGCTTTGACGCCCATGGCTGCGCCGTGCTGGTGGCCCTGGATCAGCAGTCTCCCGACATCGCCCAGGGCGTGGACGAAGCCGACGACCACGACGGGGATCCCCTCGACAAGGTGGGAGCAGGGGACCAGGGGATCATGTTCGGCTTCGCCTGCGACGAAACCCCAGAGCTGATGCCGCTTCCCATCAGCCTGGCCCACCGTCTGGCCCGCCGCCTGGCGGAGGTGCGCCACGACGGCACCCTCGGCTACCTGCTCCCCGATGGCAAGACCCAGGTGAGCGTGGTCTACGAGGACAACCGGCCCGTGGCCATCGACACGATCCTGATCTCGACCCAGCACACTGCCGAGATCGATGGGGTGAGCGAGGAAAAGGCGCTGCGGGAGCGGATCGCGGCCGACCTCTGGGCCCACGTGGTGCTGCCAGCCACGGCGGATCTGAGCCTCAGGCCCAGTGCCGACACCACCCGCTTCCTGGTGAATCCCACCGGCAAGTTCGTGGTGGGCGGCCCCCAGGGGGATGCGGGCCTCACGGGCCGCAAGATCATCGTGGACACCTACGGAGGCTATGCCCGCCACGGCGGTGGCGCCTTCTCCGGCAAGGACCCCACCAAGGTGGACCGCTCGGCCGCCTACGCCGCCCGCTACGTGGCCAAGGCCCTGGTGGCCGCCGGCCTGGCCCGCAAGGCCGAGGTGCAACTCAGCTATGCCATCGGTGTGGCCAAACCGGTGAGTGTCCTGGTGGAGAGCTTCGGCACCGGCACCCTCAGCGATGCCGAGCTCACCACCCTGGTGCAACGGCACTTCGACCTGCGGCCAGGGGCCATCATCGAAACCTTCGGGCTGCGTGAGCTGCCGCAACAGCGCGGTGGCCGCTTCTACCAGGACGTGGCGGCCTACGGCCACTTCGGACGGAGTGACCTGCGGCTGCCATGGGAAGACGTGCAGTCCATCGCTGCCGTGCTCAGGGACGCCAGCCGTTCCCTGGCTGCAGCCGCCTGA
- a CDS encoding FGGY-family carbohydrate kinase has translation MPPSLPCALGLDLGTSGLRLVVVDGAGNPVLEQASAYPAPFEDPRGWRQGFQQLCGRIPLEWRRSIGAIAVDGTSGTLLLCRHDGSLLEGTLARALPYAQVCPEQAAAAAAIAGAPPGQAGPAASASGSLARALRLLEHAAGAAEPLLLRHQADWLMGWLLGDWQWGEAGNNVRLGWNLETGQWGGRIAEQPWSAALPRICDSGTVLGTLAPAAARALGLPRECRVVAGSTDANAGVLAADPGPEDGVTVLGTTLVLKQFVERPLHGSGISCHRVAGRWLVGGASNSGAGVLARFFSPGQLEELSRQIDPARPTGLELRPLPGRGERFPVDDPALEPVLDPRPVSDALYLQALLEGLATIEQAGWQTLAALGAPPIRRVITLGGGARNPQWRRLREQRLGVPVLNRAGLSAALGMARLAASKLGTSLGPP, from the coding sequence ATGCCCCCAAGCCTCCCCTGTGCCCTCGGCCTCGACCTCGGCACGAGCGGGCTCCGACTGGTGGTGGTTGATGGGGCCGGCAACCCGGTGCTCGAGCAGGCCTCGGCCTACCCCGCCCCCTTCGAGGACCCTCGGGGATGGCGCCAGGGCTTTCAGCAGCTGTGCGGCCGGATCCCCCTCGAATGGCGCCGCAGCATCGGCGCGATCGCTGTGGATGGCACCTCCGGCACCCTGCTGCTCTGCCGTCACGACGGCAGCCTGCTGGAGGGCACTCTGGCGCGGGCTCTCCCCTACGCCCAGGTCTGCCCTGAGCAGGCGGCCGCGGCCGCGGCGATCGCCGGCGCCCCGCCCGGCCAGGCAGGTCCTGCGGCCAGTGCCAGCGGCAGCCTGGCCCGCGCTCTTCGCCTGCTGGAGCATGCCGCCGGTGCCGCCGAGCCCCTGCTCCTGCGCCACCAGGCCGACTGGCTGATGGGTTGGCTGCTGGGGGACTGGCAGTGGGGGGAGGCCGGCAACAACGTGCGGCTCGGCTGGAACCTGGAAACAGGGCAGTGGGGCGGCCGGATCGCCGAGCAGCCCTGGAGCGCGGCCCTGCCGCGGATCTGCGACTCCGGCACGGTGCTGGGAACCCTGGCCCCAGCGGCAGCCCGCGCACTGGGACTGCCCCGGGAGTGCCGGGTCGTGGCCGGCAGCACCGATGCCAACGCCGGTGTGCTGGCCGCCGACCCAGGCCCCGAGGACGGCGTCACCGTGCTGGGCACCACCCTGGTGCTGAAGCAGTTCGTGGAGCGGCCCCTGCATGGCTCCGGCATCAGTTGCCACCGGGTGGCGGGCCGCTGGCTGGTGGGTGGGGCCTCCAACAGTGGGGCAGGGGTGCTGGCCCGGTTCTTCAGCCCCGGGCAGCTGGAGGAACTGAGCCGCCAGATCGACCCGGCCCGGCCCACGGGCCTGGAGCTCCGCCCCCTGCCCGGCCGGGGAGAGCGCTTCCCGGTGGATGACCCCGCCCTGGAGCCGGTGCTGGACCCCAGGCCGGTGAGTGACGCGCTCTACCTGCAGGCGCTGCTGGAAGGCCTGGCCACCATCGAGCAGGCGGGCTGGCAGACACTTGCCGCCCTCGGTGCGCCTCCCATCCGTCGCGTCATCACCCTGGGGGGGGGCGCCCGCAACCCCCAGTGGCGCCGCCTGCGCGAGCAGCGCCTGGGGGTGCCCGTGCTCAACCGCGCCGGCCTCTCCGCCGCCCTCGGCATGGCCAGACTGGCCGCATCCAAGCTCGGGACTTCCCTCGGCCCACCATGA
- a CDS encoding DUF2470 domain-containing protein, with product MSADPLTAAVSERICKHMNDDHADAVLSYARHYGGIQQADQARMLAIHPDAMELEVDGATIRVPFDHTLGDSEDAHRTLVAMLRALPGPA from the coding sequence ATGTCCGCCGACCCCCTCACCGCCGCCGTGAGCGAGCGCATCTGCAAGCACATGAACGACGACCACGCCGATGCGGTGCTCAGCTACGCACGCCACTACGGGGGCATTCAGCAGGCCGACCAGGCGCGCATGCTGGCGATCCACCCGGACGCCATGGAACTGGAGGTGGATGGTGCCACCATCCGCGTGCCCTTCGACCACACCCTCGGCGACAGCGAAGACGCCCACCGCACGCTGGTGGCGATGCTGCGCGCCCTGCCCGGACCCGCCTGA
- a CDS encoding ComF family protein: protein MLSTLRQSLASLLPLEWLIRGLDGVHAPGSAPLLQPSIQGEQPLPWWAAGLYEAGLRRQLLGLRRDLQPRRLLPLVRRLAATLQDDPGLSTLGATPLLVPIPSWKSRANPLPPLLARQLSCQLHWPLAPLLARSRPVLGQHRLNRELRWANQQGAFHCLVSARADSRGRRPVLLLDDILTTGATACNAAASLEEAGWRTLGMACLARTPEQRRP from the coding sequence ATGCTTTCCACCCTGCGGCAGAGCCTGGCCAGCCTGCTGCCACTGGAGTGGCTGATCCGGGGGTTGGATGGCGTCCACGCGCCTGGATCCGCGCCGCTGCTGCAGCCCTCCATCCAGGGGGAACAACCGTTGCCCTGGTGGGCCGCGGGGCTCTACGAAGCCGGCCTGCGGCGCCAGCTCCTGGGGCTGCGGCGTGACCTCCAACCCCGGCGCCTGCTGCCGCTGGTGCGGCGGCTGGCGGCCACCCTCCAGGACGATCCGGGCCTGTCCACGCTGGGGGCCACGCCCCTGCTGGTGCCCATACCCAGCTGGAAGAGCCGGGCCAACCCCCTGCCACCCCTCCTCGCCCGCCAGCTCTCCTGCCAGCTGCACTGGCCCCTGGCCCCCCTGCTGGCCAGGAGCAGGCCGGTGCTCGGGCAGCACCGTCTCAACCGGGAGCTGCGCTGGGCCAACCAGCAAGGGGCCTTTCACTGTCTGGTGTCGGCACGGGCGGATTCGCGCGGCCGCCGGCCCGTGCTGCTGCTCGATGACATCCTCACCACCGGGGCCACCGCCTGCAACGCGGCGGCCAGCCTGGAGGAGGCCGGCTGGCGGACACTGGGCATGGCCTGTCTGGCGCGAACCCCGGAGCAGCGCAGGCCGTGA
- a CDS encoding chromophore lyase CpcT/CpeT, with protein sequence MVIGTASSLSRLVQLLCAGFSNQQQAFDNPPLYAHILVKMRPLPQLAPGSLLLEQSYAINPAAPYRIRVLRAERQGDGLVIHNQALADDQRFWGAVENDELRSRISAADLRPLEGCAYVVREHADGFIGEVEPGCRCLVERKGQSTYLVSRLELDALGMRTIDTGHDPQSHAQVWGSLAGPFEFSRTNDYSHEIPAAWHDAFQQ encoded by the coding sequence GTGGTGATCGGCACAGCCTCCTCCTTGAGTCGACTGGTGCAGCTGCTGTGCGCAGGCTTCAGCAACCAGCAGCAGGCCTTCGACAACCCTCCTCTCTACGCCCACATCCTGGTGAAGATGCGGCCGCTTCCCCAGCTCGCCCCGGGATCGCTGCTGCTGGAGCAGAGCTACGCGATCAATCCGGCGGCGCCCTACCGGATCCGGGTGCTGCGGGCGGAGCGGCAGGGCGATGGCCTGGTGATCCACAACCAGGCCCTGGCCGATGACCAGCGCTTCTGGGGGGCGGTGGAGAACGACGAACTGCGCAGCCGCATCAGCGCCGCTGACCTGCGCCCCCTGGAGGGATGTGCCTACGTGGTGCGCGAGCACGCGGATGGATTCATCGGCGAAGTGGAGCCCGGCTGCCGCTGCCTGGTGGAACGCAAGGGACAGTCCACCTACCTGGTGAGCCGGCTGGAGCTCGATGCCCTGGGCATGCGCACCATCGACACCGGCCATGACCCCCAATCCCACGCTCAGGTGTGGGGGTCCCTGGCGGGACCATTCGAGTTCAGCCGCACAAACGACTACAGCCACGAAATCCCCGCTGCCTGGCACGACGCCTTCCAGCAGTGA
- a CDS encoding phycobilisome rod-core linker polypeptide — translation MTLANAAYLGIERFANDRTKENWTNASENDKALLIRAVYKQVLGNQYVMKSERLEGPESLFKRGYLSVREFVRQVAKSGLYKQKFFENCNPYRFIELNFKHLLGRAPQNKAEMLHHFTILQEQGFDAEIDSYIDSAEYQERFGEEVVPYLHGFNYNSGQQGLQFSYMLQLTRGVGASVRGDLLKTQSRLNPAVHAEQPLPVVSPNAKGAVFRKVATDGVTRQGVGAGEEGRTFRVEISGFNNYRLHKRSNRVRFIPFSKLLQYQQQIHREGGRIASITPVN, via the coding sequence ATGACTCTCGCCAACGCTGCCTACCTGGGCATCGAGCGTTTCGCCAACGATCGCACCAAAGAGAACTGGACCAATGCCTCGGAAAACGACAAGGCACTCCTGATTCGGGCGGTCTACAAGCAGGTGCTTGGCAACCAGTACGTGATGAAGAGCGAGCGGCTGGAAGGCCCTGAGTCGCTGTTCAAGCGGGGTTACCTCAGTGTCCGCGAGTTCGTGCGTCAGGTGGCCAAGAGTGGGCTCTACAAGCAGAAGTTCTTCGAAAACTGCAATCCCTATCGCTTCATCGAGCTGAACTTCAAGCATCTGCTGGGCCGTGCGCCTCAGAACAAGGCGGAGATGCTCCATCACTTCACCATCCTGCAGGAGCAGGGCTTCGACGCCGAAATCGACTCCTACATCGACAGCGCCGAATACCAGGAGCGCTTTGGCGAAGAGGTCGTTCCCTACCTGCACGGGTTCAACTACAACTCCGGCCAGCAGGGCCTGCAGTTCTCCTACATGCTCCAGCTCACCCGGGGAGTCGGAGCCTCTGTGCGGGGTGATCTGCTCAAGACCCAGTCCCGTCTGAATCCGGCCGTGCATGCCGAGCAGCCGCTGCCCGTCGTCAGCCCCAATGCCAAAGGCGCGGTGTTCCGCAAAGTGGCCACCGATGGTGTCACCCGGCAGGGCGTGGGTGCCGGCGAAGAGGGCCGCACCTTCCGGGTGGAAATTTCAGGCTTCAACAACTATCGCCTGCACAAGCGCAGCAACCGGGTTCGCTTCATTCCCTTCAGCAAGCTGCTGCAGTACCAGCAGCAGATCCACCGCGAAGGTGGCCGGATCGCCAGCATCACCCCTGTGAACTGA
- a CDS encoding phycobilisome linker polypeptide: MKVSAGTRGTSFTSGRQVTFTVTGLANNDYSRTADMVMNVPYTRMNETMRLVQRMGGKITGVTVNGGDLVGPGTKVAPARKKSQSKSEG; the protein is encoded by the coding sequence ATGAAAGTCTCTGCAGGAACTCGCGGCACCAGTTTCACCAGCGGCCGGCAGGTCACCTTCACGGTCACCGGCCTGGCCAACAACGACTATTCCCGCACGGCGGACATGGTGATGAATGTGCCCTACACCCGCATGAACGAAACCATGCGGCTGGTTCAGCGGATGGGCGGCAAGATCACCGGCGTCACCGTCAACGGTGGCGATCTGGTGGGACCAGGCACCAAGGTGGCTCCTGCCCGCAAAAAGAGCCAGTCGAAGAGTGAAGGCTGA